One Streptomyces fagopyri DNA window includes the following coding sequences:
- a CDS encoding GMC oxidoreductase, whose product MSQENSVQEQHDDSAYDYDVLVVGSGFGGSVTALRLTEKGYRVGVLEAGRRFTRDTLPKNSWDIKNYLWAPPLGMYGIQRIHLLGNVMVLAGAGVGGGSLNYANTLYVPPKAFFDDPQWKDITDWQEELEPYYDQARRMLGVRLNPTMTPSDVHLKAAAQRMGVGDTFHMAPVGVFFGDGRDADGAAEAGPGGEVADPYFGGAGPGRKACTECGECMTGCRHGAKNTLNENYLYLAEKAGAAVHPMTTVVSVTDDSRGGYAVATLPTDRKRKGAGRMFTARRVVIAAGTYGTQTLLHRMKAGGQLPRLSPRLGELTRTNSEALVGAQTDNRRYRRATGEPKVDFTRGVAITSSIHPDENTHIEPVRYGRGSNSMGSLSILQVPYAEGSSRALGWLANAVRHPLLVARSLSNRHWSERTIIGLVMQSLDNSLTTYLKPKGAGKGLLTARQGHGAPNPKQIRAASQAASTLAAEINGFAGSNVGELMGTPLTAHFLGGCPIGASADEGVIDPYHRLYGHPGISVVDGAAVSANLGVNPSLTITAQAERAMSYWPNRGEADPRPAPGAAYERLTPVEPLRPAVPADAFGALRLPFLGMPTVPPKK is encoded by the coding sequence GTGTCACAGGAGAACTCCGTCCAGGAGCAGCACGACGACTCCGCGTACGACTACGACGTCCTGGTGGTCGGCTCCGGCTTCGGCGGTTCCGTCACGGCCCTGCGCCTGACGGAGAAGGGCTACCGCGTGGGGGTGCTGGAGGCCGGCCGCCGTTTCACCCGCGACACGCTGCCGAAGAACTCCTGGGACATCAAGAACTACCTGTGGGCCCCACCGCTCGGCATGTACGGCATCCAGCGCATCCATCTGCTGGGCAACGTCATGGTGCTGGCGGGCGCGGGGGTCGGCGGCGGCTCCCTCAACTACGCCAACACCCTCTACGTACCGCCGAAGGCGTTCTTCGACGACCCGCAGTGGAAGGACATCACCGACTGGCAGGAGGAGTTGGAGCCGTACTACGACCAGGCCCGGCGCATGCTCGGCGTACGGCTCAACCCGACGATGACCCCGTCCGACGTCCACCTCAAGGCCGCCGCGCAGCGGATGGGTGTCGGCGACACCTTCCACATGGCGCCGGTCGGTGTCTTCTTCGGGGACGGGCGGGACGCGGACGGCGCGGCCGAGGCCGGGCCCGGCGGCGAGGTGGCGGACCCCTACTTCGGCGGCGCCGGACCCGGCCGCAAGGCGTGCACGGAGTGCGGTGAGTGCATGACGGGCTGCCGGCACGGCGCGAAGAACACCCTCAACGAGAACTACCTGTACCTGGCCGAGAAGGCGGGCGCGGCCGTGCACCCGATGACGACCGTCGTGTCCGTCACCGACGACTCGCGTGGCGGGTACGCCGTCGCCACCCTGCCCACGGACCGGAAACGCAAGGGCGCCGGGCGGATGTTCACGGCGCGCCGGGTCGTGATCGCCGCCGGTACGTACGGCACGCAGACCCTGCTGCACCGTATGAAGGCGGGCGGTCAACTGCCCCGCCTCTCGCCGAGGCTGGGCGAGCTGACGCGCACCAACTCCGAGGCGCTGGTGGGCGCGCAGACGGACAACCGCCGGTACCGCAGGGCGACCGGGGAGCCGAAGGTCGACTTCACCCGGGGCGTCGCCATCACGTCCTCGATCCATCCCGACGAGAACACCCACATCGAACCGGTCCGCTACGGCCGGGGGTCGAACTCGATGGGCAGCCTCTCCATCCTCCAGGTCCCGTACGCGGAGGGCTCGTCGAGGGCTCTGGGCTGGCTGGCCAACGCCGTGCGGCACCCGCTGCTGGTGGCCCGCTCGCTCTCCAACCGGCACTGGTCGGAGCGGACCATCATCGGTCTGGTGATGCAGTCGCTCGACAACTCGCTGACCACCTACCTGAAGCCGAAGGGCGCGGGCAAGGGACTGCTGACCGCCCGTCAGGGGCACGGGGCGCCCAACCCCAAGCAGATCAGGGCGGCTTCGCAGGCCGCCTCCACCCTCGCCGCCGAGATCAACGGCTTCGCCGGCAGCAATGTGGGCGAGCTGATGGGCACACCGCTCACCGCGCACTTCCTCGGTGGCTGCCCGATCGGCGCGAGCGCCGACGAAGGCGTCATCGACCCCTACCACCGGCTGTACGGCCACCCGGGGATCTCGGTGGTGGACGGCGCCGCCGTCTCCGCGAACCTGGGCGTCAACCCGTCGCTCACCATCACGGCCCAGGCCGAGCGCGCGATGTCGTACTGGCCCAACAGGGGCGAGGCGGACCCGCGCCCGGCGCCGGGCGCCGCGTACGAGCGGCTGACGCCGGTCGAGCCCCTCCGGCCCGCCGTCCCCGCGGACGCCTTCGGCGCACTGAGGCTGCCGTTCCTCGGGATGCCGACGGTGCCGCCGAAGAAGTAG
- a CDS encoding succinic semialdehyde dehydrogenase — translation MTDSQAPEIIGTDQPEKTGTNPFAPAPAGARTAADVVTPELVAQLTKGVVGSGRTANHTPFTGEKLADLPESTPEDVATAFERARVAQTVWGATPVRRRAAVLLRFHDLVLARQAEVLDLIQLETGKARLHAHEEVQAVVVAARHYGRKAPAYLSPKRHAGAMPTLTKVTELRHPRGVVGQIAPWNYPLELSVGDALPAFVAGNAVVMKPDTETCLTALWARDLLIEAGLPAEVFQVVIGDGPVVGPEVVKHADYVSFTGSTRTGREVAQGAAARLVGVSLELGGKNAMVVLEDADIDKAAAGAVRACFSSAGQLCISIERLYVHESVADAFAERFAARTRAMRLGTSLAYGADMGSLVGERQLETVTRHVEEAVAKGARVLAGGVARPDIGPYFYEPTILDGVEAPMAVCNEETFGPVVSLYRFRTEDEVVELANSTAYGLNSSVWTKDGRRGRAVAARLRTGTVNVNEGYAPAYGSVQSPMGGMKDSGLGRRHGSEGILKYTEAQTVAQQRLLPMAPSLGMDDEKYAAFMSRSLQVMKALRLR, via the coding sequence ATGACGGACTCGCAGGCCCCGGAAATCATCGGTACGGACCAGCCGGAAAAGACCGGCACCAACCCTTTCGCCCCCGCCCCCGCGGGCGCCCGCACCGCTGCCGACGTGGTCACGCCCGAGCTGGTCGCGCAGCTCACCAAGGGCGTCGTCGGCTCCGGACGGACGGCCAACCACACGCCGTTCACCGGCGAGAAGCTGGCCGACCTGCCCGAGTCCACCCCCGAGGACGTCGCCACGGCCTTCGAGCGGGCCCGCGTGGCGCAGACGGTCTGGGGTGCCACCCCGGTACGGCGGCGCGCCGCCGTCCTGCTGCGCTTCCACGACCTGGTGCTCGCGCGGCAGGCGGAGGTGCTGGACCTCATCCAGCTGGAGACGGGCAAGGCCCGCCTGCACGCGCACGAGGAGGTGCAGGCCGTCGTCGTGGCCGCGCGCCACTACGGCCGCAAGGCCCCGGCGTACCTCAGTCCCAAGCGGCACGCCGGCGCGATGCCCACCCTCACCAAGGTCACCGAACTGCGCCACCCGCGCGGTGTCGTCGGCCAGATCGCGCCCTGGAACTACCCGCTCGAACTCTCCGTCGGCGACGCGCTTCCCGCGTTCGTCGCGGGCAACGCGGTCGTCATGAAGCCCGACACCGAGACCTGCCTCACCGCGCTCTGGGCGCGCGACCTGCTGATCGAGGCGGGACTGCCCGCCGAGGTCTTCCAGGTGGTCATCGGGGACGGCCCGGTCGTCGGTCCCGAGGTCGTCAAGCACGCCGACTACGTCTCCTTCACCGGGTCCACCCGCACCGGCCGCGAGGTCGCCCAGGGCGCCGCGGCCCGTCTCGTGGGCGTCTCGCTCGAACTCGGCGGCAAGAACGCCATGGTGGTCCTGGAGGACGCCGACATCGACAAGGCCGCCGCGGGTGCCGTCCGCGCCTGCTTCTCCTCCGCCGGCCAACTCTGCATCTCCATCGAGCGGTTGTACGTCCATGAGTCCGTCGCCGACGCGTTCGCGGAGCGCTTCGCCGCCCGCACCAGGGCCATGCGGCTCGGTACCTCCCTCGCCTACGGGGCCGACATGGGCTCGCTGGTCGGGGAGCGGCAGCTGGAGACCGTGACGCGGCACGTGGAGGAGGCGGTCGCGAAGGGGGCGAGGGTCCTCGCCGGAGGCGTCGCCCGTCCCGACATCGGCCCCTACTTCTACGAGCCGACCATCCTCGACGGCGTCGAGGCGCCCATGGCCGTCTGCAACGAGGAGACCTTCGGACCGGTGGTCTCGCTGTACCGCTTCAGGACGGAGGACGAGGTGGTCGAACTCGCCAACTCCACCGCGTACGGCCTCAACTCCTCCGTCTGGACGAAGGACGGGCGGCGCGGACGCGCGGTCGCGGCCCGGCTGCGCACCGGCACCGTGAACGTCAACGAGGGCTACGCGCCCGCGTACGGCAGTGTCCAGTCGCCGATGGGCGGGATGAAGGACTCGGGACTCGGCCGGCGCCACGGCTCCGAGGGCATCCTCAAGTACACCGAGGCGCAGACCGTCGCCCAGCAGCGACTGCTGCCGATGGCACCGTCGCTCGGCATGGACGACGAGAAGTACGCGGCGTTCATGAGCCGGAGCCTTCAGGTCATGAAGGCGCTGCGGCTGCGCTAG
- a CDS encoding chorismate mutase yields MADVTDVLDKTGARTDEAADVITGARDRVDALDDRIIGLVQERMAVSAVIQKARIESGGRRVNLSREMEVLGRYRDALGKPGTSLAMTLLELCRGRI; encoded by the coding sequence ATGGCCGACGTGACCGACGTACTCGACAAGACCGGCGCCCGCACCGACGAGGCCGCCGACGTGATCACCGGCGCCCGCGACCGCGTCGACGCCCTCGACGACCGGATCATCGGTCTCGTCCAGGAACGCATGGCCGTCTCGGCGGTGATCCAGAAGGCCCGGATCGAGTCCGGCGGCCGGCGCGTGAACCTCTCCCGGGAGATGGAGGTCCTCGGCCGCTACCGGGACGCGCTGGGCAAGCCGGGCACGTCGCTGGCCATGACCCTGCTGGAGCTGTGCCGCGGCCGCATCTGA
- a CDS encoding PspC domain-containing protein, which produces MTDQQHAAAEPPRGSGAPSPGTATGGEPRAHDGVVAPEAPHRFRRDRRHRMLGGVCAGLGRQCDMDPVIFRIVLAVLSATGGIGLILYGFFWLFVPYEDEDENEVRKLLTGRVDGQALTAVLFALVGCGVFLSMLNNGGVLTFAVVLTLLLAGAGYWSQQRDAPDPDPLAAQAVADAPPEAQAPPVPASYPSWWRDPIVKDGSHVGGTGYLWGPQDARDRDVAAAVDIARGTPRPGPRAPREPLPRGPRWIGGWVFLLALVAGGLGSGLTWHDRPLGSSLQIGLSCALVVFGLGIALSAFVGRTGAGSLFLAVLTAALLAGSVALPKDISTHWRRTGWTPAAVTDVQKNYELGTGVGTLDLSRLDVAAGQTVTTRAEVGAGRLEVVLPKDAIVRLNIDVGLGDIQLPGDGKKDVDVEPGKVKQVTLAPAAGTGHGGILDLDLHVGVGQAEVTRGTS; this is translated from the coding sequence ATGACAGATCAGCAGCACGCGGCAGCGGAGCCGCCCCGCGGCTCCGGCGCCCCGTCCCCGGGCACCGCCACGGGTGGGGAGCCGCGCGCGCACGACGGCGTGGTGGCGCCCGAAGCCCCGCACAGGTTCCGGCGCGACCGGCGGCACAGGATGCTGGGCGGGGTGTGCGCCGGGCTCGGGCGGCAGTGCGACATGGACCCGGTGATCTTCCGGATCGTGCTCGCGGTGCTCTCCGCGACCGGCGGCATCGGCCTCATCCTGTACGGCTTCTTCTGGCTGTTCGTCCCGTACGAGGACGAGGACGAGAACGAGGTGCGCAAGCTCCTCACCGGCCGGGTGGACGGCCAGGCGCTGACGGCCGTGCTCTTCGCCCTCGTCGGCTGCGGAGTCTTCCTCTCGATGCTCAACAACGGCGGGGTGCTCACCTTCGCCGTGGTCCTCACCCTGCTCCTCGCGGGCGCGGGGTACTGGTCGCAGCAGCGCGACGCCCCGGACCCCGACCCGCTCGCCGCCCAGGCCGTGGCCGACGCCCCGCCCGAGGCACAGGCTCCACCCGTGCCCGCCTCCTACCCGTCATGGTGGCGCGACCCGATCGTCAAGGACGGTTCGCACGTCGGCGGCACGGGCTATCTCTGGGGCCCGCAGGACGCCCGGGACCGGGACGTCGCGGCAGCGGTCGACATCGCCCGCGGCACGCCCCGCCCGGGCCCGCGCGCCCCGCGGGAGCCGCTGCCGCGCGGGCCGCGCTGGATCGGCGGTTGGGTGTTCCTGCTCGCGCTCGTCGCGGGCGGCCTCGGCTCGGGCCTGACGTGGCACGACCGGCCGCTCGGTTCGAGCCTTCAGATCGGTCTGTCCTGCGCCCTCGTCGTCTTCGGTCTGGGCATCGCGCTCAGCGCGTTCGTCGGCCGTACGGGAGCGGGCTCGCTCTTCCTGGCCGTGCTCACGGCCGCCCTGCTGGCCGGCTCGGTGGCCCTGCCGAAGGACATCAGCACCCACTGGAGACGCACCGGCTGGACACCGGCCGCCGTCACCGACGTACAGAAGAACTACGAACTCGGCACCGGTGTCGGCACCCTCGACCTGAGCCGGCTCGACGTCGCCGCGGGACAGACGGTGACGACGCGCGCGGAGGTGGGGGCGGGCCGGCTCGAAGTGGTGCTCCCGAAGGACGCGATCGTAAGGCTGAACATCGACGTGGGGCTCGGGGACATCCAGTTGCCCGGCGACGGCAAGAAGGACGTGGACGTGGAGCCGGGCAAGGTCAAGCAGGTGACGCTGGCCCCCGCGGCCGGCACCGGGCACGGCGGAATCCTCGACCTCGACCTGCACGTCGGCGTCGGCCAGGCGGAGGTGACCCGTGGCACGTCATGA
- the guaA gene encoding glutamine-hydrolyzing GMP synthase, protein MPEASPAAPDTVLVVDFGAQYAQLIARRVREARVYSEIVPSTMPVQEMLAKNPAAIILSGGPSSVYAESAPRLDRELFEAGVPVFGMCYGFQLMATALGGTVDNTGAREYGRTPLHVSKSGSTLFEGTPDEQSVWMSHGDACSAAPEGFTVTAATDVVPVAAFENDEKKLYGVQYHPEVMHSTHGQQVLEHFLYRGAGLRPDWTTGNVIEEQVALIREQVGGKRAICGLSGGVDSAVAAALVQKAIGSQLTCVYVDHGLMRKGETEQVEKDFVAATGVQLKVVDAQERFLDALKGVSDPEEKRKIIGREFIRVFEQAQAEIVAEAAEGEDVAFLVQGTLYPDVVESGGGTGTANIKSHHNVGGLPEDLEFELVEPLRKLFKDEVRMVGQQLGLPDEIVQRQPFPGPGLGIRIVGEVTKDRLDLLREADAIAREELTAAGLDRDIWQCPVVLLADVRSVGVQGDGRTYGHPIVLRPVSSEDAMTADWSRLPYDVLAKISTRITNEVADVNRVVLDVTSKPPGTIEWE, encoded by the coding sequence GTGCCAGAAGCGTCCCCCGCCGCCCCCGACACCGTCCTGGTCGTCGACTTCGGTGCGCAGTACGCCCAGCTCATCGCCCGTCGCGTCCGCGAGGCCCGGGTCTACAGCGAGATCGTGCCGAGCACCATGCCGGTCCAGGAGATGCTCGCCAAGAACCCGGCGGCGATCATCCTCTCCGGCGGCCCCTCGTCGGTGTACGCGGAGAGCGCGCCGCGCCTCGACCGCGAGCTCTTCGAGGCCGGCGTCCCCGTCTTCGGCATGTGCTACGGCTTCCAGCTGATGGCGACGGCCCTCGGCGGCACCGTCGACAACACGGGCGCCCGCGAGTACGGCCGTACGCCCCTGCACGTCTCGAAGTCGGGCTCCACCCTGTTCGAGGGCACCCCGGACGAGCAGTCGGTGTGGATGTCGCACGGCGACGCGTGCAGCGCCGCCCCCGAGGGCTTCACGGTGACGGCCGCCACGGACGTCGTCCCGGTCGCGGCCTTCGAGAACGACGAGAAGAAGCTGTACGGCGTGCAGTACCACCCCGAGGTCATGCACTCCACGCACGGTCAGCAGGTGCTGGAGCACTTCCTGTACCGCGGTGCCGGCCTCCGGCCGGACTGGACGACCGGCAACGTCATCGAGGAGCAGGTCGCCCTCATCCGCGAGCAGGTCGGCGGCAAGCGCGCCATCTGCGGCCTGTCCGGCGGTGTGGACTCCGCCGTCGCCGCCGCCCTCGTACAGAAGGCCATCGGCTCCCAGCTGACCTGCGTGTACGTCGACCACGGTCTGATGCGCAAGGGCGAGACGGAGCAGGTCGAGAAGGACTTCGTGGCCGCGACCGGCGTGCAGCTGAAGGTCGTGGACGCGCAGGAGCGGTTCCTCGACGCGCTCAAGGGCGTCTCGGACCCCGAGGAGAAGCGGAAGATCATCGGCCGCGAGTTCATCCGGGTCTTCGAGCAGGCCCAGGCGGAGATCGTCGCCGAGGCCGCGGAGGGCGAGGACGTCGCCTTCCTGGTGCAGGGGACCCTCTACCCGGACGTCGTCGAGTCCGGCGGCGGCACCGGCACCGCCAACATCAAGTCCCACCACAACGTGGGCGGCCTCCCCGAGGACCTGGAGTTCGAGCTCGTCGAGCCGCTGCGCAAGCTCTTCAAGGACGAGGTCCGGATGGTCGGCCAGCAGCTCGGCCTGCCGGACGAGATCGTCCAGCGGCAGCCCTTCCCGGGTCCCGGCCTCGGCATCCGTATCGTCGGCGAGGTCACCAAGGACCGCCTCGACCTGCTGCGCGAGGCCGACGCCATCGCCCGCGAGGAGCTGACGGCGGCCGGCCTGGACCGCGACATCTGGCAGTGCCCGGTGGTCCTGCTCGCCGACGTCCGCAGCGTGGGCGTCCAGGGTGACGGCCGTACGTACGGCCACCCGATCGTGCTCCGCCCGGTGTCGAGCGAGGACGCGATGACGGCCGACTGGTCGCGCCTCCCGTACGACGTCCTCGCCAAGATCTCGACCCGGATCACCAACGAGGTCGCCGACGTGAACCGCGTCGTCCTCGACGTGACGAGCAAGCCCCCGGGCACGATCGAGTGGGAGTAG
- a CDS encoding LPXTG cell wall anchor domain-containing protein, with the protein MKLRRAMAVAAATAAIAPLALLSAPAAFASDDNTTPPAASASASESAGEPTSASPSDSAPAPSASGSASESAPAPSGSASTSASASASASGKPSTSASPSQSSEPSAWPTEDCPVDDDGVDAGSQLSLAVSGLPGKIVAGSGWHNFTLSAANHSDQDLGQVQWLATVDNYSDSDDEGDWLSTYAQLEYFNPTTKSWESIADEVGNGIYFGETTLGGKQTVAIKLRVNIGSKAPAGDGYALGLGGYVDQEKDCVHSSFAFYELTVLAAGSSNEDPGEATPGKGDTPSGGTKPQGGADEIPATGSLASTGSSSALPTIALVGGIAVVAGAGAVFTVRRRKSGGAAA; encoded by the coding sequence ATGAAGCTTCGCCGTGCCATGGCCGTCGCGGCCGCGACGGCAGCCATAGCCCCACTGGCGCTGCTTTCGGCGCCGGCCGCGTTCGCGTCGGACGACAACACCACTCCCCCGGCCGCGTCAGCGTCAGCGTCCGAGTCCGCCGGCGAGCCGACGTCCGCGTCGCCGAGCGACTCCGCTCCCGCGCCGAGCGCCTCCGGGTCCGCGAGCGAATCCGCGCCGGCTCCGAGCGGCAGCGCGAGCACCAGCGCCAGTGCCAGCGCCAGCGCGTCCGGAAAGCCGTCGACGTCCGCCAGCCCGTCGCAGTCCTCGGAGCCGTCGGCGTGGCCGACGGAGGACTGCCCCGTCGACGACGACGGTGTGGACGCCGGTTCCCAGCTGTCGCTGGCCGTCTCCGGACTGCCCGGCAAGATCGTCGCGGGCAGCGGCTGGCACAACTTCACGCTCTCCGCCGCCAACCACAGCGACCAGGACCTCGGCCAGGTCCAGTGGCTCGCCACGGTCGACAACTACTCGGACAGCGACGACGAGGGCGACTGGCTGAGCACGTACGCCCAGCTCGAGTACTTCAACCCCACGACCAAGTCGTGGGAGTCCATCGCGGACGAGGTCGGCAACGGCATCTACTTCGGTGAGACCACGCTGGGCGGCAAGCAGACGGTCGCCATCAAGCTGCGCGTCAACATCGGCTCGAAGGCGCCCGCCGGAGACGGCTACGCCCTCGGCCTGGGCGGTTACGTCGACCAGGAGAAGGACTGCGTCCACAGCTCCTTCGCGTTCTACGAGCTCACCGTCCTCGCGGCCGGCAGCAGCAACGAAGACCCGGGCGAGGCCACGCCGGGCAAGGGCGACACGCCGTCCGGCGGCACGAAGCCGCAGGGTGGCGCCGACGAGATCCCGGCCACCGGCAGCCTCGCCTCGACCGGTTCCTCGTCCGCCCTGCCGACGATCGCCCTCGTGGGCGGTATCGCCGTCGTCGCGGGCGCCGGTGCGGTGTTCACGGTGCGTCGCCGCAAGTCGGGTGGCGCGGCCGCGTAA
- a CDS encoding pyridoxamine 5'-phosphate oxidase family protein, with protein MSRTNWAAFTVSAPELARSAEERFGAFTHHVLATLRKDGTPRTSGIEARFLLGELWLGMMPDSLKASDLRRDPRFALQANPGPGTTMGGGDVRISGRAVEVTDGDAKRAYVEEVEPPEPFHLFRTELTEVVRTFVEDDTYLVVQVWKPSEPVRTLRRT; from the coding sequence ATGAGTCGTACGAACTGGGCCGCCTTCACCGTCTCCGCACCCGAGCTCGCCCGGTCGGCGGAGGAACGATTCGGGGCCTTCACCCACCACGTCCTGGCGACCCTCCGCAAGGACGGCACACCCCGCACCAGCGGCATCGAGGCGCGTTTCCTGCTCGGCGAGCTGTGGCTCGGCATGATGCCGGACTCGCTCAAGGCGTCCGACCTGCGCCGCGACCCGCGCTTCGCGCTCCAGGCGAACCCGGGGCCGGGTACCACCATGGGCGGGGGCGACGTACGGATCAGCGGCCGGGCGGTGGAGGTCACCGACGGCGACGCGAAACGGGCGTACGTGGAAGAGGTGGAACCGCCGGAGCCGTTCCACCTCTTCCGCACCGAACTGACGGAGGTCGTACGGACCTTCGTCGAGGACGACACGTATCTGGTCGTCCAGGTCTGGAAGCCCTCGGAGCCGGTGCGGACCCTCAGGCGGACCTGA
- a CDS encoding class II aldolase/adducin family protein, which translates to MQGPTPPLPLPTDQLQFAMPPMYDSPDDERRHRKERLAGALRIFGRLGFEDGVSGHITARDPEYSDCFWVNPFGMPFKHVTVSDLVMANQDGQVVEGRYHVNQAAFTVHAQVHAARPDVVAVAHCHSVHGRALSALGDLLDPISQESCAFYEDHALYDTYSGVAVDTEEGRRIAGALGTRKALVLRNHGLLTVGDSVDAAAWWFLSMERSSQVQLTAQAAGRPVLIDHKQAVATREQLGGDLVAWINYQPLWQDISRSEPDLLS; encoded by the coding sequence ATGCAAGGGCCCACGCCGCCCCTGCCCCTACCGACCGACCAGCTCCAGTTCGCCATGCCGCCGATGTACGACTCGCCGGACGACGAGCGGCGCCACCGCAAGGAGCGGCTGGCCGGAGCGCTGCGGATCTTCGGGCGGCTCGGATTCGAGGACGGGGTCTCCGGCCACATCACGGCGCGCGACCCGGAGTACAGCGACTGCTTCTGGGTGAACCCCTTCGGGATGCCCTTCAAGCACGTCACCGTGAGCGACCTGGTCATGGCCAACCAGGACGGGCAGGTGGTCGAGGGCCGCTACCACGTGAACCAGGCGGCGTTCACCGTGCACGCGCAGGTCCACGCCGCCCGCCCCGACGTCGTCGCCGTCGCCCACTGCCACTCGGTGCACGGCCGCGCGCTCTCCGCCCTCGGCGACCTCCTCGACCCGATCAGCCAGGAGAGCTGTGCCTTCTACGAGGACCACGCGCTCTACGACACCTACAGCGGTGTCGCCGTGGACACCGAGGAGGGCCGCCGGATCGCCGGCGCGCTCGGCACCCGCAAGGCCCTGGTGCTGCGCAACCACGGACTGCTCACCGTCGGCGACTCGGTGGACGCGGCGGCCTGGTGGTTCCTGTCGATGGAACGCTCCAGCCAGGTCCAGCTCACCGCGCAGGCCGCGGGCCGCCCGGTCCTCATCGACCACAAGCAGGCGGTCGCGACCCGGGAGCAGCTCGGGGGCGACCTGGTCGCGTGGATCAACTACCAGCCCCTGTGGCAGGACATCAGCCGGAGCGAACCCGATCTCCTCAGCTGA
- a CDS encoding DoxX family protein — MTHGMRTDTQSSYVDGGGRDGWRETATRYALLPLRIFLGVTFIYAGIDKLTNSAFLSDSGSGSIGDLMRSVRDSSAIPALVDLALKSPVGFGYAIALGELAVGIGTLIGLLGRLAALGGALISLSLWLTVSWASDPYYYGNDLIYLMAWLPLVLAGASVFSLDALWRARRGQRGAQRGGEYRY; from the coding sequence ATGACTCACGGTATGCGAACGGACACCCAAAGCTCCTATGTCGACGGCGGCGGGCGAGACGGGTGGCGCGAGACGGCCACGCGCTACGCCCTGCTGCCCCTGCGCATCTTCCTGGGCGTCACCTTCATCTACGCGGGGATCGACAAGCTCACCAACAGCGCCTTCCTTTCCGACTCCGGCTCCGGCTCGATCGGCGACCTGATGCGCTCGGTGCGTGACTCCTCGGCGATCCCGGCCCTGGTCGACCTCGCGCTGAAGAGTCCGGTCGGCTTCGGCTACGCCATCGCCCTGGGCGAACTGGCCGTCGGCATCGGCACCCTCATCGGACTGCTGGGCCGTCTCGCGGCGCTGGGCGGCGCGCTGATCTCGCTCAGCCTGTGGCTGACGGTCAGCTGGGCCTCCGACCCGTACTACTACGGCAACGACCTCATCTACTTGATGGCCTGGCTGCCCCTGGTCCTCGCCGGCGCCTCGGTCTTCTCGCTCGACGCGCTCTGGCGCGCGCGACGCGGGCAGCGGGGCGCGCAGCGGGGCGGGGAGTACCGCTACTAG
- a CDS encoding DUF4429 domain-containing protein, producing MAEIIQRDGTWAFDGSTVRITPGLHRSVPLFRQTYGEITVPLEAVSGIVHEPERKRGRLRLRLREGADPLLQATGGRLPDAADPYRLTVDVDRSGVAEYVAEEIRRALLLDQVPKEPATAYLLAGPPVPVSVRSSDGTVSFDGARVRIDWADTSDRVKRATGPRIIAVGDLVQVEWLPNSGYENGFLRFVTRETAFSKLPPEKDPFALDLWGSARRDLLTALVAAAVTARLPHPSVRAGEFTDRPPQSPAAARVPAQADHHDVLLRRLRELGELHRDGVLTDEEFAATKAAVLKGFS from the coding sequence ATGGCCGAGATCATCCAGCGCGACGGGACCTGGGCCTTCGACGGCAGCACGGTCAGGATCACGCCGGGGCTGCACCGTTCCGTGCCCCTGTTCCGGCAGACATACGGGGAGATCACGGTGCCCCTGGAAGCGGTGTCCGGCATCGTCCACGAGCCCGAACGCAAGCGCGGCCGGCTGCGCCTGAGACTGCGTGAGGGCGCCGATCCGCTGCTCCAGGCGACCGGGGGACGGCTTCCGGACGCGGCCGATCCGTACCGGCTGACGGTCGACGTCGACCGGTCCGGGGTCGCCGAGTACGTCGCCGAGGAGATCCGCCGTGCGCTGCTCCTGGACCAGGTCCCCAAGGAACCGGCGACGGCCTATCTGCTCGCGGGGCCGCCGGTGCCCGTCTCCGTGCGGTCCAGCGACGGCACCGTCTCCTTCGACGGCGCGCGCGTGCGCATCGACTGGGCGGACACCTCCGACCGGGTCAAGCGGGCGACGGGCCCGCGGATCATCGCCGTCGGGGACCTGGTGCAGGTGGAGTGGCTGCCCAACTCCGGTTACGAGAACGGGTTCCTGCGCTTCGTGACGCGCGAGACCGCGTTCTCCAAACTGCCGCCCGAGAAGGACCCGTTCGCGCTCGACCTGTGGGGCAGCGCGCGCCGTGACCTGCTCACGGCGCTCGTCGCCGCCGCGGTGACGGCCCGTCTGCCGCATCCGTCGGTCCGCGCCGGCGAGTTCACCGACCGGCCCCCGCAGTCCCCCGCCGCCGCGCGGGTACCGGCCCAGGCCGACCATCACGACGTACTGCTGCGCCGGCTGCGCGAGCTGGGCGAGCTGCACCGGGACGGAGTGCTCACGGACGAGGAGTTCGCGGCGACGAAGGCGGCGGTCCTGAAGGGCTTCAGCTGA